AAATAAGCTTATTTTTAGCATTGGCTACACAATGGTGATTGCAGTGTAAAGAAGGATTTATTTTAAAAAATTTATTCTTATCTTTTAACCAAAAATCCTTAAATCTGCAATCCTTAATAGAACCAATTAGCCCTTCTTCAAGGTTATATGCTTTATCCTGGCAAGGATATATATTACAATCAGCACCAATCACAGGCAGGACCTGAAGATATGGACACCAGATGTAGTCTTTTGTAAATGTCTCATCCAATTCATGATATGCATCATTTATCTGAAATGCATCATCTGAAAAATCACTTATTGCCTTTTTTACCTGTTCCTTTACATCTTCAAAAAATGGTTGATGATATATATTATTCTCTACCCTATCATTACTTACTATGCAGGGAGAAACCTTTATACTATCTACACCAATGTCTTTAAGTTTCTTAATAAATTCATAGATATGGCTTTTATTTATTTTATCAACCATTATGCTAACCCCCAGGAAACATCTTCCCTCAAGCTTTTTAAAATCTTTCATATTATTCATTACCTTAGTAAATTCATCCTTGCCAACCTTCCTATAATATGCATAACTCTTATTGTCCCACCCGTCCATAGAAACCCTAATCCATGTTCCATAATGGGCAAATATCTCTGCCAATTCTCCTTTAATTTTTGAACCATTGGTTAAGGCTGCAAATTTAACAGGGCTCTGAGATAGTTTCTTGATGCTTTCTAATAAATAAGGATAACAGAATGGTTCTCCACCACCACTGAATGTAATAGCTTTCACTTCCATATCAACAATATCATCAATTATTTTCTCCATCTTTTCATAAGGGATATAATCTCGTTTATTCATATCTTTCCCAAGCTGAAGATTTTCTACCCTGTAAGCACAATAGTAACAATTATGATTACAAACATTTGTTGGTTTTATCCTTATATGGATTGGAGGCATTATCTTATCCACAAAAGAAGGAAGTGAATCTATCTTCTCTTTGAAGTGAAAAATCTTCATCTTTGTATATAAATTTCCCATTTTTTATTCTTTATTCAAAATAGATAAACTCATAATCACCCGTGTAGCCAAATTCCCCAAAGAGCCATATCCATTCCTGGGGAGTAAAAAATGCTTCACAGGTTAATGCCCAGCATTGAAGATTAAATAATTCTTCTTCATTTCTATAGCTTTCTACAACAATATATTTATTCTTTCCAACCCTTTCAATCTCTTTAAGGGCTGATTTTAGCTCATTTATATAGAGATTATGCAGGGTGGTTATAGAGAAAACCAGATCAAACTCTTTATCTTTAAAAGGATAGTAATCTTGGGCTTTGTGTTTAAATAAATAACCTTTTATATCTTCTTGTGCATTCTCTAATGCATATTCTGATATATCAAACCCATTTATCTTGCAATGTGGTAGAAGCATTTTAATCTCATAGAGAAGAAAGCCTTTTCCACACCCAACATCTAATATTTGAGCATTTTCTAAAAGATTATAGTTTTCAATAAGTTTCTTTGCTACATCCTTCCATCTTCCATCATATTTATAGCCTCCATAACCAAATCTTCTTTCTCCATCCCAGTATTCTTTACCATACTCCCTTGCTATCTTTGAACATCTTGCCTTCTCATCCATCATTCTTCCAATATAATCCCTCTTTGTTTTTTTGTGCGAGGGCGTTATAATATTTAATAATTTTCCCATCTTAATTTTTAACCATATTTTTTACAGCTTCCACAATATCTCTTTTAGAAAGCCCATTCATTTCCTTCATCTCCTCGTAAGACCCATATCCTTCTGCAAAGATTCCATTTAAGCCCAATCGTTTAAATTTAATAGGCATACTATTATTCTCAAGTAATACCTCACTAACAGCACTTCCTAAGCCACCAATAACTGTATGTTCTTCAACAGTAAGAATAGCACCTATATCAGATGCTGCCTTAAGAATTATTTCTTTATCAATTGGTTTTATGGTATGAATGTTTATTAGCCTAACAGAAATCTTTAAGCTTTCTAGCTCATCTACTGCCTTGAGAACCTCATAAACTATGCCACCAGTAGAAATAATGGCAATATTTTTACCCTCTCTTAAGACAATAGCACATCCTGTTTTAAATTCATAGTCTTCTTTATAAATCTCAGGGCTTCTGTCTGTTGCTAGACGCAAATACACAGGGCCT
This genomic stretch from bacterium harbors:
- a CDS encoding radical SAM protein encodes the protein MGNLYTKMKIFHFKEKIDSLPSFVDKIMPPIHIRIKPTNVCNHNCYYCAYRVENLQLGKDMNKRDYIPYEKMEKIIDDIVDMEVKAITFSGGGEPFCYPYLLESIKKLSQSPVKFAALTNGSKIKGELAEIFAHYGTWIRVSMDGWDNKSYAYYRKVGKDEFTKVMNNMKDFKKLEGRCFLGVSIMVDKINKSHIYEFIKKLKDIGVDSIKVSPCIVSNDRVENNIYHQPFFEDVKEQVKKAISDFSDDAFQINDAYHELDETFTKDYIWCPYLQVLPVIGADCNIYPCQDKAYNLEEGLIGSIKDCRFKDFWLKDKNKFFKINPSLHCNHHCVANAKNKLI
- a CDS encoding class I SAM-dependent methyltransferase, with translation MGKLLNIITPSHKKTKRDYIGRMMDEKARCSKIAREYGKEYWDGERRFGYGGYKYDGRWKDVAKKLIENYNLLENAQILDVGCGKGFLLYEIKMLLPHCKINGFDISEYALENAQEDIKGYLFKHKAQDYYPFKDKEFDLVFSITTLHNLYINELKSALKEIERVGKNKYIVVESYRNEEELFNLQCWALTCEAFFTPQEWIWLFGEFGYTGDYEFIYFE
- a CDS encoding transketolase C-terminal domain-containing protein — protein: LGPTHHTTEDIALMRTLPNMTIFSPIDPLETKKATIEAARIKGPVYLRLATDRSPEIYKEDYEFKTGCAIVLREGKNIAIISTGGIVYEVLKAVDELESLKISVRLINIHTIKPIDKEIILKAASDIGAILTVEEHTVIGGLGSAVSEVLLENNSMPIKFKRLGLNGIFAEGYGSYEEMKEMNGLSKRDIVEAVKNMVKN